The Triticum aestivum cultivar Chinese Spring chromosome 7B, IWGSC CS RefSeq v2.1, whole genome shotgun sequence genome window below encodes:
- the LOC123157698 gene encoding uncharacterized protein, producing the protein MQCQSLDDKGDKMTRKTACRTNLEREEYLLMEATLGRPVHILKAWKEGHKGKDGAEFCSLSAQEKYGTIKERAAEEEQRWLAEQQSRNKERADMNERLKLLENQVQGATSCFVSVREYCVVPNARPAPLLLSISSVPHRHSLRGEELGSEALVGGDKERKEACGGGDEALGGGDEELDGGDEELEDPCGDAVFRNPRQWRQYSAAMQVRVVVSTAAMPVRGIREWARRRGERLPDGVTGNDGLTRRSGVLVAAVRRSAAAARRHTMQALASWNVSRTWAPPSAALGSPAIGRCWNSTMEAVVAPTIARCWHSTRRCAAYARTLQATGSDFRQFSSLPISRVLAFCCII; encoded by the exons ATGCAGTGTCAGTCGCTCGATGACAAGGGAGATAAGATGACGAGGAAGACTGCTTGTCGGACCAACTTGGAGCGAGAAGAATACTTGTTAATG GAGGCGACGCTTGGTCGCCCGGTCCACATCCTGAAGGCCTGGAAAGAAGGCCACAAGGGGAAAGATGGAGCCGAGTTCTGCAGCTTGTCGGCACAGGAGAAGTACGGGACCATAAAAGAG CGGGCTGCTGAAGAGGAGCAAAGGTGGTTGGCTGAGCAGCAGAGCAGAAATAAGGAACGAGCAGACATGAACGAAAGGTTGAAGCTGCTCGAGAATCAAGTACAG GGCGCCACGTCATGTTTTGTATCAGTTCGGGAATATTGCGTCGTACCGAACGCCCGGCCCGCACCTCTCCTCTTATCCATTTCTTCTGTTCCCCACCGACACTCACTTCGCGGCGAGGAGCTCGGAAGCGAGGCGCTCGTCGGCGGAGACAAGGAGCGGAaggaggcgtgcggcggcggagACGAGGCGCTCGGCGGCGGAGACGAGGAGCTCGACGGCGGAGACGAGGAGCTGGAGGATCCGTGCGGCGACGCGGTGTTTCGAAACCCTCGACAGTGGAGGCAGTACTCGGCGGCGATGCAGGTGCGTGTCGTCGTGTCCACGGCGGCGATGCCGGTGCGTGGCATCCGTGAGTGGGCACGTCGTCGCGGGGAACGACTCCCTGACGGGGTCACGGGGAACGACGGCCTGACGAGGAGATCCGGTGTCCTCGTCGCCGCTGTACGTCGGAGCGCCGCGGCCGCTCGCCG CCACACGATGCAGGCGTTGGCAAGCTGGAACGTCTCGCGGACCTGGGCGCCTCCTTCAGCGGCGCTAGGTTCTCCTGCAATCGGGCGGTGCTGGAACTCCACTATGGAAGCGGTCGTTGCCCCTACAATCGCTAGGTGCTGGCACAGCACCAGGAGATGCGCCGCCTACGCAAGGACGTTGCAGGCCACAGGTTCAGACTTCAGACAGTTCAGCTCTCTACCCATCAGTCGGGTGCTTGCCTTCTGTTGCATCATCTGA